One genomic window of Miscanthus floridulus cultivar M001 unplaced genomic scaffold, ASM1932011v1 fs_857_2_3, whole genome shotgun sequence includes the following:
- the LOC136533334 gene encoding squalene monooxygenase SE1-like encodes DGRRVLLIERGLTEPNRIVGELLQPRGYLKLIELGLEDCVEEIDAHRVLGYALFKDGRNTKLAYPLEKFHSDVAGRSFRNGRFIQRMRQKAASLPNVQLEQGIVTSLLEENGTVKGVQYKTKSGEELKAYAPLTIVCDGCFLNLRRTLCSPKVDVPSCFVGLVLEKCQLPHPNNGHVILANPSPILFYPISSIEVRCLVDVPGQKVPSIASGEMANYLKTVVAPQIPPEIYDSFIAAIDKGSIRTMPDRSMPAAPHPTPGALLMGDAFNMRHPLTGGGMTVALSDIVVLRNLLKPLRNLRDASSQCKYLESFYTLRKPVASTINTLAGALYKVFSASPDQARNEMRQATSDYDPTSSTRVRKDPTHCSSPIGATRAD; translated from the exons ATTGTGTGGAAGAAATTGATGCCCATCGTGTCCTTGGTTACGCATTATTCAAAGATGGAAGGAACACAAAGCTTGCTTATCCCTTGGAGAAGTTCCATTCTGATGTTGCTGGTAGGAGCTTTCGCAATGGGAGGTTTATACAGAGGATGCGTCAAAAAGCTGCGTCTTTGCCCAA TGTCCAATTAGAGCAAGGAATTGTTACATCACTTCTTGAAGAAAATGGTACTGTTAAAGGTGTTCAATACAAAACCAAGTCAGGTGAAGAACTAAAAGCTTATGCGCCCCTGACGATTGTATGTGATGGCTGCTTTTTGAATCTACGACGTACCCTTTGCTCTCCAAAG GTTGACGTTCCATCATGTTTTGTTGGGCTGGTATTGGAGAAATGCCAACTTCCACATCCAAACAATGGCCATGTTATCTTGGCCAATCCTTCTCCAATCCTATTTTACCCAATTAGCAGCATAGAGGTGCGCTGTTTGGTTGATGTCCCTGGTCAGAAGGTGCCTTCCATAGCTAGCGGTGAAATGGCAAATTATCTCAAAACTGTTGTTGCACCCCAG ATTCCTCCAGAAATCTATGACTCTTTCATAGCGGCCATTGATAAGGGAAGCATAAGAACAATGCCAGATAGGAGCATGCCAGCGGCTCCACATCCGACCCCTGGTGCGCTTTTGATGGGGGATGCATTCAATATGAGACACCCTTTAACTGGTGGAGGAATGACTGTTGCATTATCTGACATTGTTGTCCTACGTAATCTTCTCAAGCCTCTCCGCAATCTTCGTGACGCATCTTCCCAGTGCAAGTACCTTGAATCGTTCTATACACTACGGAAG CCGGTTGCTTCCACAATAAACACATTGGCCGGTGCTCTGTACAAGGTCTTCAGTGCCTCGCCTGATCAAGCTAGGAATGAGATGCGCCAAGCTACCTCCGACTATGACCCCACGTCTTCGACTAGGGTACGCAAAGACCCTACTCATTGCTCTTCTCCAattggcgcaaccagagccgactag